A genomic region of Clavibacter michiganensis subsp. insidiosus contains the following coding sequences:
- a CDS encoding NAD(P)H-dependent glycerol-3-phosphate dehydrogenase produces the protein MSDATARPTPAPAASAPDPSAGERRRIVVLGAGSWGTTFAKVMADGGNDVVMWARRPELAREITEAKRNSDYLPGINLPQRLTADPSLERVLQGATDVFVSVPSQTLRANLEAARDLIPSDAVVVSLMKGVEKGTGLRMSEVIAEVLGIVPERIAVASGPNLALEIAREQPTAVVVSSADQGTAERVAKIARSPYFRSFVNTDVIGTEFGGVLKNLIAVAVGIVDGVGYGENTKASIITRGLAEMTAFSVAYGARAETLAGLAGLGDLIATCESSLSRNNTAGRLLGQGYSFTDVVKSMQQTAEGLSSVAPVLELARQRDVLMPIVEQVSQVLAGTLSPRDIAPHLTTDDDTPQGE, from the coding sequence TTGAGTGACGCGACCGCGCGCCCGACCCCCGCACCCGCCGCATCGGCACCCGACCCGAGCGCAGGGGAGCGGCGTCGCATCGTCGTCCTCGGCGCCGGCAGCTGGGGCACCACCTTCGCGAAGGTGATGGCCGACGGCGGGAACGACGTCGTCATGTGGGCCCGGCGGCCCGAGCTCGCCCGGGAGATCACCGAGGCCAAGCGCAACAGCGACTACCTGCCGGGGATCAACCTGCCGCAGCGGCTCACCGCCGACCCGTCGCTCGAGCGCGTGCTCCAGGGCGCCACGGACGTGTTCGTGTCCGTGCCCAGCCAGACCCTGCGCGCCAACCTCGAGGCGGCGCGCGACCTCATCCCCTCCGACGCGGTGGTCGTGAGCCTCATGAAGGGCGTGGAGAAGGGCACCGGCCTCCGCATGAGCGAGGTCATCGCGGAGGTGCTCGGCATCGTCCCGGAGCGCATCGCCGTGGCGTCGGGCCCGAACCTCGCGCTCGAGATCGCCCGCGAGCAGCCCACCGCCGTCGTGGTGTCCTCCGCGGACCAGGGGACGGCCGAGCGCGTGGCGAAGATCGCCCGCAGCCCCTACTTCCGCTCGTTCGTGAACACCGACGTGATCGGCACCGAGTTCGGCGGCGTGCTCAAGAACCTCATCGCGGTCGCGGTGGGCATCGTCGACGGCGTCGGCTACGGCGAGAACACGAAGGCGTCGATCATCACGCGCGGCCTGGCCGAGATGACCGCGTTCTCCGTGGCCTACGGCGCCCGCGCGGAGACGCTCGCGGGGCTCGCGGGACTGGGCGACCTCATCGCCACGTGCGAGTCGTCGCTGTCGCGCAACAACACCGCGGGCCGCCTGCTCGGCCAGGGCTACAGCTTCACCGACGTCGTCAAGAGCATGCAGCAGACGGCCGAGGGGCTCTCCTCCGTGGCGCCCGTGCTCGAGCTCGCCCGCCAGCGCGACGTGCTCATGCCGATCGTCGAGCAGGTGTCGCAGGTGCTGGCGGGCACGCTGTCGCCGCGCGACATCGCGCCCCACCTGACCACCGACGACGACACGCCCCAGGGGGAGTGA